Proteins encoded by one window of Antechinus flavipes isolate AdamAnt ecotype Samford, QLD, Australia chromosome 4, AdamAnt_v2, whole genome shotgun sequence:
- the LOC127559910 gene encoding antifreeze protein Maxi-like — MAQDVVAIAVAGVAAAVAIVVVVEAAAAVAIAVVVEAAAAVAIAVVVEAAAAVAIAVVVEAAAAVAVGALSSLGAVEDAVELVPSVNTTYIRRIKKTNDPASSCSFSPLLLSCLLPSFLEPEFLRF, encoded by the coding sequence ATGGCTCAGGATGTTGTGGCCATAGCAGTGGCGGGAGTTGCTGCAGCAGTGGCCATAGTAGTGGTGGTGGAGGCTGCTGCAGCAGTGGCCATAGCAGTGGTGGTGGAGGCTGCTGCAGCAGTGGCCATAGCAGTGGTGGTGGAGGCTGCTGCAGCAGTGGCCATAGCAGTGGTGGTGGAGGCTGCTGCAGCAGTGGCGGTGGGAGCACTCAGCAGTCTGGGAGCAGTGGAGGATGCTGTTGAACTGGTCCCCTCAGTCAACACCACCTAtattagaagaataaagaaaaccaatgaccCTGCATCATCCTGTAGTTTCTCCCCACTACTACTCTCatgccttctcccttcctttctggaGCCTGAATTCCTAAGATTTTAG